Proteins co-encoded in one Myripristis murdjan chromosome 4, fMyrMur1.1, whole genome shotgun sequence genomic window:
- the LOC115357978 gene encoding LOW QUALITY PROTEIN: proproteinase E-like (The sequence of the model RefSeq protein was modified relative to this genomic sequence to represent the inferred CDS: deleted 1 base in 1 codon): MEQGSYGCGAPTYEPSVSRVVNGEDARPYSWPWQISLQYLSGSSYRHTCGGTLISPSWVMTAGHCIGPRTYRVVLGEYDLTTQEYNEQIRSVGSIVVHPDWNDSCLSCGNDIALIKLDAPVTLNDKVQPSCLPESGEVVPHNEPCYITGWGRLYSGGPIASKLQQALLPVVGHSVCSTSSWWGNSVRPTMVCAGGDIRSGCHGDSGGPLNCKGRDGRWYVHGVTSFVSSRGCNTIRKPTVFTRTSSFIKWISDTMLHY; the protein is encoded by the exons ATGGAACAGGGAAG CTACGGGTGTGGTGCACCCACCTATGAACCCTCTGTGAGCCGTGTT GTAAATGGTGAAGATGCCCGCCCGTATAGTTGGCCCTGGCAG ATCTCTCTGCAGTATCTCAGTGGCTCTTCGTACCGCCATACCTGTGGAGGCACACTAATTTCTCCCAGCTGGGTCATGACTGCTGGCCACTGCATCGG accTCGTACCTACCGCGTGGTGCTTGGGGAGTATGACCTTACCACACAGGAGTACAATGAGCAGATCAGATCTGTGGGGAGCATTgtggtgcatcctgattggaaCGACAGCTGCCTGTCTTGTGG TAATGACATTGCCCTGATCAAGCTGGACGCGCCTGTCACTCTGAACGACAAGGTCCAGCCCTCCTGTCTGCCAGAGAGCGGGGAGGTTGTGCCCCACAACGAGCCCTGCTACATCACTGGCTGGGGACGGCTCTACA GTGGTGGTCCCATTGCCTCTAAGCTCCAGCAGGCTCTTCTTCCAGTGGTTGGCCACAGTGtctgcagcaccagcagctgGTGGGGAAACTCAGTCAGGCCCACTATGGTTTGCGCAGGGGGAGACATCCGCTCTGGCTGCCAT gGGGATTCAGGTGGTCCGCTGAACTGTAAGGGTCGTGACGGCAGATGGTACGTGCATGGGGTGACCAGCTTCGTCTCCTCCCGTGGCTGTAACACCATCAGGAAGCCCACGGTGTTCACTCGTACTTCCTCCTTCATTAAGTGGATCAGTGAT acGATGCTGCATTACTGA